From a region of the Panicum virgatum strain AP13 chromosome 2K, P.virgatum_v5, whole genome shotgun sequence genome:
- the LOC120695697 gene encoding uncharacterized protein LOC120695697 isoform X4, giving the protein MRQLNSLMSLYTETIKRLLAPTTERAIKVLRLRFYMTDRHLKPIGSIVTSVLERGGTKLLEFIIVTERHDVQCSEEDNVRFGQRFVRFFSSYPYAFRCLRVLCIQNMRFNESDVPDLLNACEQLQRLCIESCDSGRQSVLQIDAPRSRLVELAFEFCGYVRIELVRVPKLMVVSYDTWMGGSPPVVFGHVPSLRRIDFGCATMNWQPPFVLSNWLSGTRLETVSLDFHDCMIWVKPEDPKLLQPIFSKLTDLFLSNIFAECDLDWTVYLLEAAPSLKNFFLMVSRHVCGRNDHVDNAERVNVAWEASSGFKHYNLKLLDIEGFEMDCKMMKYIRLVMGCAARLRMICLHNKEPCNDCDAMHLEAPSGSSFPVDEGDKNLIREHLTDGLSSAIEITFD; this is encoded by the exons TACATGACAGATCGTCACCTGAAACCCATCGGCTCCATAGTAACCAGCGTCCTTGAGCGTGGGGGCACCAAGCTCCTCGAGTTCATCATAGTGACAGAGCGACATGACGTGCAATGCAGTGAGGAGGACAACGTCCGTTTCGGACAGCGCTTCGTCAGGTTCTTCAGCTCCTACCCCTACGCATTCAGATGTCTTAGAGTCCTCTGCATTCAGAACATGAGATTCAACGAGTCCGATGTGCCAGATCTGCTGAATGCCTGTGAGCAGCTGCAGCGCTTGTGCATCGAGTCCTGTGACTCTGGCCGGCAATCCGTTCTGCAGATTGACGCACCACGCTCGCGGCTGGTGGAGCTGGCATTTGAATTCTGCGGCTATGTTCGAATCGAGCTTGTccgggtccctaaactcatggtgGTTTCTTATGACACTTGGATGGGTGGAAGCCCTCCCGTTGTTTTCGGTCACGTCCCAAGCCTTCGACGCATTGATTTCGGCTGCGCTACCATGAATTGGCAGCCACCGTTCGTGCTGAGCAACTGGCTGTCAGGCACAAGACTGGAAACTGTGAGCTTGGACTTCCATGATTGTATG ATTTGGGTTAAACCTGAAGACCCCAAACTGCTCCAACCTATCTTTAGCAAGCTGACGGATTTGTTCCTCTCCAACATCTTCGCCGAATGCGACCTTGACTGGACTGTCTATCTCCTTGAAGCCGCACCCTCTCTGAAGAATTTCTTCCTCATG GTGTCAAGACATGTGTGCGGAAGGAATGACCATGTGGACAATGCTGAGAGGGTCAATGTTGCATGGGAAGCATCATCTGGCTTCAAGCATTACAACTTAAAGTTACTGGACATAGAAGGCTTCGAGATGGATTGTAAGATGATGAAATACATAAGGCTTGTGATGGGGTGTGCTGCCCGGCTGAGGATGATCTGCTTGCACAATAAAGAACCATGCAATGATTGTGATGCCATGCACCTTGAGGCTCCATCAGGGTCTAGTTTTCCAGTTGATGAGGGTGATAAGAATCTAATAAGGGAGCATCTAACAGATGGGCTCTCATCTGCTATTGAAATAACCTTTGACTGA